One window of the Conexibacter sp. SYSU D00693 genome contains the following:
- a CDS encoding immune inhibitor A domain-containing protein — translation MSNEGSTGGRIAAVATAFALLAGAGIPLAVADDDERRTAASAALPDRAGQAWLNPVAPAFRQRKDEKTPQPKALEDAWRFERSHTGGNPKAARLLAADEDKATKTGRNPAEFKQAPETQEAKLLTILVEFDEAAKDDFSGVMVPKTVFGDRTCVPGTVQSGPLHNQMPDPAKAPFPDNNTFWVPDFSPAHYDKLLYSTEGITERVRPDLRGPDGQRGIDISGSTMRNHYLEMSKGAYTVTGAATPWVKVDHSEAWYGADRCTKTDDGGWEAGEPQRQVGHPDNPKGPGQLAIDAVNALVEQDPEFPLEDYDAEDQFDRDGDEVVDEPDGYVDHVVLVHAGKDKSSGGGAQGPYAIWAHSSSVIDGDEIGDTGLRLDNYIVQPEDSGVGVFSHEYGHDLGLPDLYDTSNAADSDIEFWDLMSSGSHSGPIFQSLPTHMGIWDKWVLGWADPAVVPVGARPRDVTLGQTSRTPVGTEDGLRVELPPKQLRLTTPHSGQRAWWTGDDQEWADVRLTRTLAVPQGTDVKLRMWNDYVIEEDWDFGFVEVSTDGGQTWAEQEVFTEGGARVSTPADYEDPNGRMQDFGGKRFGLTGSSGGWRHDYVDLAPFAGQTVQVRLRYATDEAFEERGWFVDDLSLTNGAETVWSDDAEANNGWTPTVASFTSTTGEGWRLDPGVSERAHYYLAEWRNLDGFDRGLAYGYDSTYAPSDPAAGGAWRVEKVAYNAPGMLVWYRDTTYGEDNHPTAHLFDLPSTGSKGGLLLVDSHFDPLRHTGRAAEHYVDGESDLENFPVRVNASDAAFSSRTTSQAKDCFADDGQPTAVLCTTVQPRPGVAAFTDSLGWYPGLEARGSSIFFRDVDGSVVIPSRGNERYSTRVVQANGKPATELYGKTLQGGAIVLGSGNPGDEGKQLGVSITVRNAKEERQATVRVTAARAPGAGQ, via the coding sequence TTGTCCAACGAGGGCTCGACCGGCGGTCGCATCGCGGCCGTCGCCACGGCGTTCGCCCTGCTCGCGGGCGCCGGCATCCCGCTTGCCGTCGCCGACGACGACGAGCGGCGCACCGCGGCCAGCGCCGCCCTGCCCGACCGCGCCGGCCAGGCGTGGCTCAACCCGGTCGCCCCGGCCTTCCGCCAGCGCAAGGACGAGAAGACGCCGCAGCCCAAGGCGCTCGAGGACGCGTGGCGCTTCGAGCGCTCCCACACCGGCGGCAACCCGAAGGCCGCGCGGCTGCTGGCCGCCGACGAGGACAAGGCGACCAAGACCGGCCGCAACCCCGCCGAGTTCAAGCAGGCGCCCGAGACCCAGGAGGCCAAGCTCCTGACGATCCTCGTCGAGTTCGACGAGGCGGCCAAGGACGACTTCTCCGGCGTCATGGTCCCGAAGACCGTCTTCGGCGACCGCACCTGCGTGCCCGGCACGGTCCAGAGCGGGCCGCTGCACAACCAGATGCCCGACCCGGCCAAGGCGCCCTTCCCCGACAACAACACCTTCTGGGTCCCGGACTTCAGCCCGGCCCACTACGACAAGCTGCTCTACAGCACCGAGGGCATCACCGAGCGCGTGCGCCCCGACCTGCGCGGGCCCGACGGCCAGCGGGGGATCGACATCTCCGGGTCGACGATGCGCAACCACTACCTCGAGATGTCCAAGGGCGCCTACACCGTGACGGGCGCCGCGACCCCGTGGGTCAAGGTCGACCACTCCGAGGCCTGGTACGGCGCCGACCGCTGCACGAAGACCGACGACGGCGGCTGGGAGGCCGGCGAGCCCCAGCGCCAGGTCGGCCACCCCGACAACCCGAAGGGCCCGGGCCAGCTGGCCATCGACGCCGTCAACGCCCTCGTCGAGCAGGACCCGGAGTTCCCGCTCGAGGACTACGACGCCGAGGACCAGTTCGACCGCGACGGCGACGAGGTCGTCGACGAGCCCGACGGCTACGTCGACCACGTCGTGCTCGTGCACGCCGGCAAGGACAAGTCCTCGGGCGGCGGTGCCCAGGGCCCGTACGCGATCTGGGCGCACTCGTCGAGCGTCATCGACGGCGACGAGATCGGCGACACCGGCCTCCGGCTCGACAACTACATCGTCCAGCCCGAGGACTCCGGCGTCGGCGTCTTCTCCCACGAGTACGGCCACGACCTCGGCCTGCCGGACCTCTACGACACGTCGAACGCGGCGGACTCCGACATCGAGTTCTGGGACCTCATGAGCTCGGGCTCGCACTCCGGGCCGATCTTCCAGTCGCTGCCCACGCACATGGGCATCTGGGACAAGTGGGTCCTGGGCTGGGCCGACCCCGCCGTCGTCCCCGTCGGCGCCCGGCCGCGCGACGTCACGCTCGGCCAGACCTCGCGGACGCCGGTCGGCACCGAGGACGGCCTGCGCGTGGAGCTGCCGCCCAAGCAGCTGCGCCTCACGACGCCGCACAGCGGGCAGCGCGCCTGGTGGACCGGTGACGACCAGGAGTGGGCCGACGTGCGCCTCACCCGGACGCTCGCCGTGCCGCAGGGCACCGACGTGAAGCTCCGGATGTGGAACGACTACGTCATCGAGGAGGACTGGGACTTCGGCTTCGTCGAGGTCTCGACCGACGGCGGCCAGACCTGGGCCGAGCAGGAGGTCTTCACCGAGGGCGGCGCGCGCGTGAGCACGCCCGCCGACTACGAGGACCCCAACGGCCGCATGCAGGACTTCGGCGGCAAGCGGTTCGGCCTGACCGGGTCCAGCGGCGGCTGGCGCCACGACTACGTGGACCTCGCCCCGTTCGCGGGCCAGACGGTCCAGGTGCGTCTGCGCTACGCCACCGACGAGGCGTTCGAGGAGCGCGGCTGGTTCGTGGACGACCTGTCGCTGACCAACGGCGCCGAGACGGTGTGGAGCGACGACGCGGAGGCCAACAACGGCTGGACGCCGACGGTCGCGTCGTTCACCTCCACCACCGGCGAGGGCTGGCGGCTTGACCCCGGCGTCTCGGAGCGCGCGCACTACTACCTCGCGGAGTGGCGCAACCTCGACGGGTTCGACCGCGGCCTGGCCTACGGCTACGACTCGACCTACGCGCCGTCGGACCCGGCGGCGGGCGGCGCCTGGCGCGTCGAGAAGGTCGCCTACAACGCCCCGGGCATGCTGGTCTGGTACCGCGACACGACCTACGGCGAGGACAACCACCCGACGGCGCACCTGTTCGACCTGCCCAGCACCGGCTCGAAGGGCGGCCTCCTCCTGGTCGACTCGCACTTCGATCCCCTGCGCCACACCGGCAGGGCGGCCGAGCACTACGTCGACGGGGAGTCGGACCTGGAGAACTTCCCGGTCCGCGTGAACGCCTCCGACGCGGCGTTCAGCTCACGCACGACGTCCCAGGCCAAGGACTGCTTCGCCGACGACGGGCAGCCGACCGCGGTGCTCTGCACCACGGTGCAGCCCCGTCCGGGCGTCGCGGCGTTCACCGACAGCCTGGGCTGGTACCCGGGGCTGGAGGCGCGGGGGAGCTCCATCTTCTTCCGCGACGTCGACGGGTCCGTCGTGATCCCGTCGCGCGGCAACGAGCGCTACTCGACGCGCGTGGTGCAGGCCAACGGCAAGCCCGCGACCGAGCTCTACGGCAAGACGCTGCAGGGCGGCGCGATCGTCCTCGGGTCGGGCAACCCGGGTGACGAGGGCAAGCAGCTGGGCGTGTCGATCACGGTGCGCAACGCGAAGGAGGAGCGCCAGGCGACCGTCCGGGTGACCGCCGCGCGGGCGCCTGGCGCCGGGCAGTAG
- a CDS encoding RNA polymerase subunit sigma-70: MLDSEAEFEVAARRHRRELHVHCYRMVGNFEEAEDLVQETFARAWNRRDTLERREWLRAWLYRIATNACLDAIKRDGRRVPSLASFGDVPWLQPYPDQLLEEVAPADEEPDAALVARETIELAFLAAIQLLPARQRAVLVLREVLDWPARDVAEHLDMGVAAVNSALQRARATLREHLPHDRREDWTARETTETEARLLAGYIATHESGDSAAALAMVTEDIRITMPPHPMAFQGIDALRPLLARAHESGMGEWRLLPTRANRHPAAACYLRAPGDDRFRAFKLDVLRVRGDKIAEFTTFSGRLIPAFGLPEVLPEQGA; the protein is encoded by the coding sequence GTGCTCGACAGCGAGGCGGAGTTCGAGGTGGCGGCCCGGCGCCACCGGCGCGAGCTCCACGTCCACTGCTACCGGATGGTGGGGAACTTCGAGGAGGCCGAGGACCTCGTCCAGGAGACCTTCGCGCGCGCGTGGAACCGCCGCGACACGCTGGAGCGCCGCGAGTGGCTGCGGGCGTGGCTCTACAGGATCGCCACGAACGCGTGCCTCGACGCGATCAAGCGCGACGGGCGGCGCGTCCCGTCACTGGCGTCCTTCGGCGACGTCCCGTGGCTGCAGCCCTACCCCGACCAGCTGCTCGAGGAGGTCGCGCCCGCCGACGAGGAGCCCGACGCGGCGCTCGTCGCGCGCGAGACGATCGAGCTCGCGTTCCTCGCCGCGATCCAGCTCCTGCCGGCCCGGCAGCGCGCGGTGCTGGTCCTGCGCGAGGTCCTCGACTGGCCGGCGCGCGACGTGGCCGAGCACCTCGACATGGGGGTGGCGGCGGTCAACAGCGCGCTGCAGCGGGCGCGCGCGACGCTGCGCGAGCACCTGCCGCACGATCGTCGCGAGGACTGGACCGCCCGCGAGACGACCGAGACGGAGGCCAGGCTCCTGGCCGGCTACATCGCCACGCACGAGTCGGGCGACAGCGCCGCCGCCCTCGCGATGGTGACCGAGGACATCCGCATCACCATGCCGCCCCACCCGATGGCCTTCCAGGGCATCGACGCGCTGCGGCCGCTGCTCGCCCGCGCCCACGAGAGCGGGATGGGGGAGTGGCGCCTGCTGCCGACCCGCGCCAACCGGCACCCCGCCGCGGCCTGCTACCTGCGGGCCCCGGGTGACGACCGCTTCCGCGCGTTCAAGCTCGACGTCCTGCGGGTGCGCGGCGACAAGATCGCCGAGTTCACGACGTTCTCCGGTCGCCTGATCCCGGCGTTCGGCCTGCCCGAGGTGCTGCCCGAGCAGGGCGCCTGA